TAGCTCTCTCTTTAGGGCAAAACCGATCGAATCGCCCGACATGGATAGGGTACAAAATAAAACGAATAGGTTCGATTGTACGTCTTTTTATCGTAAAAGCACAAGGGGTGGCGCGCGGGATTGGAGAAAATCGCGCTTAAGATCAAGCAGGGTGCGCTAAAGGGTTAAGATCGGTCAAGAATGGGTAAAGATTCTTCGGCTTGCATACTCAAATGGGGGAATGTTTAGTATAATTACTCTTTTGCTTGACTCATTTTGAAGGATGGTCGCGGTGGCGATCAAGAAGGAAATGGATTTAAAAAAACATATCAAAAGCGTGCTCGACTACCCAAAAGATGGGGTGGATTTTAAGGATATTACTCCGCTTTTTAATAATGTGGATGCGCTGCAACATACGATCAATGCGATGTCGGAATTTGTGAAATCCTGTGGCGCGAATGTGATCGTAGCACCGGAAGCGCGTGGGTTTCTCTTTGGGCCGGCGGTGGCGTTTAATACTAAAACACGCTTTGTTCTTGTGCGTAAACCAGGTAAACTTCCACGAGAAGTCCATTCCGTTGAGTATGCGCTTGAATATGGCACCGATGAGCAGCAGATGCATAAAGATGATTTAAATCCTGGCGATAAAGTGGTGATTATCGATGATATTTTAGCCACCGGTGGCACTATGGAAGCGATCATTAAATTGATTGAGATGCAGGGCGCAACCATTGAAGGCATCAGCTTTTTAGCAGATTTAGAATATCTGCACGATCCTGAGTTTTTAAGCGAATATAAAACCCAACGCTTAGTCTCTTACGCCGATTAAGAGGCATACAAAGAGAAATATAAGTAGAAATACGAGAAAAGCCTGAGACTGTTTGATTACGAATACTCAGGCTTTTTTATGGCCCATTGTTTATTATTTTCTGTTTATTGACTATTGTCTATGAATCCGAATCCCGACCTTGGAGCGGGGCAAGCCGTTTGACTTCTTGATCAATCTCAGCAATCTCTTGGTCGATCTTTTTAAGCGATTCACTCATCTCACTCTCTTTATGGCGCTTTTTCGCTTTCAGTTTTTCGATCTCAAGCAGAATATAATTACGTTTCTTTTCACTCTCCTCAAAATCAAGTAACGAGGTGAGAGAGGCAACCATATCGTCGCACAGCTCGATCACCTCAAGGCTATTGACCTTAGTATGATGGCGGATATCACTTAAAAGCAATTGCCGGCTCATCAGATTGTTTTGATAGGAAAGTTTCTCTTTGGTGTGATCGAGCTCTTTGCGCGGTTTAACAATTAAAAAGACCACAAGCGTTGCCACCGCGATAATAAAAGCATAAAACATGAGAACCTCCTTTTAGGTCACAGGCGCGTAAAAATGGGGTATAATCGCCTCTAGTGTATACGTTTATTTACAAAAAATCTGTAATCCTAGGAACATTTAATTCTACCAACTTAGAAGTAGCTTAACGATGAAATTACTAAAAAATCGATGGATCCTCCTTGGCGGAATCGCCCTTATTGCGCTAGGTGCGTTTTTTCTGTTTCGCGATAACATGGTCACCACCTATCTAAGTGAGCCGGCAACGAAAGGGGATATTGAAGTCAATATTCTCGCAGATGGCAAGATGGAGGCCTTTGAGCAGATTGAAGTAGGCGCGCAGGTTTCAGGCCAGATCAAAAAGATGCACGTTAAGCTTGGGCAAATGGTGAAAAAGGGCGATCTCATTGCAGAAATTGATGACCTTCCCCAGCAAAATGCGGTGAAAGATAGTGACGCGCGTCTTAAAAATGTGATCGCTTCGAAAGTCGCGAAAGAGGCGCAGTTAGTCAATGCTCGAATCAATTATGAGCGTCAAACTCGTCTGATTAAAAGCGGGGCGACCACCCAATCAGATTTAGATGTGGCGGAAGCGAATCTTAAAGTTTACGAGGCGGAACTTGAAGCGCTCGAGGCGCAAGTTGCGCAAGCACAGATCGCCTTAGATACCGCAGAGCTTGATTTAACCTATACTAAAATCGTCGCGCCCATTGATGGGACGGTTGTGGCGATTGTGGTCAAAGAGGGGCAAACGGTGAACGCGGTGCAGACAGCGCCGACCATTGTTAAGGTAGCAAATCTTTCCAAAATGACCATTAAAGCGCAAATTTCCGAGGCGGATATTCCCAAAGTGGATCTCGGGATGCGGGCCTATTTCACCATTTTAGGTGAGCCGAATGAAAAATATGAAGCGATCTTAAAACAGATCGAACCGGCGACGGAAAAATTCCAAAATAGCACCGGCAACACGCTGACTGATGTGAATGAGGCGATCTATTATAACGGGCTTTTTTACGTTGATAACGTCGATCAAACATTTTATATCGATATGACAAGCCAGATCTATCTGGTGATCGATGAGGCAAACGATGTGCTCACTATTCCAACGATGGCAACGCGCTATAAACCAACGAGTATTGATAAGCCTGAGAAACGTCCGGGCTATCAAATCGTATGGGTATTAACTGATAAAGCGAACCAAAAAATCGAACCACGATACATTAAAACCGGCCTCTCCAATAATGTTGTTACTGAGGTGAAAGAGGGCTTAAACGCTGGCGAGCTGGTGGTTTTATCTGAAACAGAAGTGAAAAAATCAAAAGCGGTGATTAGTCATCCCCGTGGGATTCGTCGAGGGTTTTAATCATGACGGCACCACTCATTCAGCTCGATCATCTAGAGCGCTCGTTTCAGACGGGCGAGGTTGAAGTTCGCGTTCTAAAAGGGATTTCACTTACCGTAGAAGAGGGCGAATTTTTAGCGATTATGGGCGCGTCCGGTTCGGGGAAATCAACGCTGATGAATCTGATCGGCGGGCTCGATTATCCTTCCGGCGGGAGCTACTATTTTAAAGGGCGTGAGATTGCCAATTACTCCCAAGAGGAGCTCGCGAAACTGCGCCGTGAACATTTTGGCTTTATCTTCCAGCGCTATCATCTTCTGAATACATTAACCGCGAAAGGCAATGTTGAGATGCCGGCAATCTATTCGGGCGTCAGTGCCGGGGATCGTGATCGTCGTGCGCGAGATCTTCTAAAAGCGCTTGGACTTGGGGATCGGGTGGATTATTACCCAACGCAACTCTCGGGCGGACAGCAACAACGGGTGAGTATTGCGCGGGCGCTCATGAACGGGGGCGAGATTATTCTTGCCGATGAGCCGACCGGGGCGCTCGATAGTGCGAGCGGAAAAGCGGTGTTAGAGATTCTCAAAGAGCTCAATGCGAAGGGGCATACGGTGATTATGGTGACCCATGATCCAGACGTTGCCGCCCACGCAAAACGGGTGATTGAATTAAAAGATGGGCTTGTGATTCGCGATACCAAACAAGCGCCGCCACCGGTCTCGTCAAATCATATCGATCTACATGAAGAGGCGGAGCCAAAAAAAGTCGGGCTCTATGGGCAACTTCTACAGCGGATCAGCAATGCCTTTAAAATGGCGGTAATCTCCATGGCGATGCAGAGGATGCGCACTTTTTTGACGATGCTCGGGATTATTATCGGGATCGCTTCGGTGGTGCTGGTGATTGCGCTCGGGCGGGGAACGACCGATCGAATTTTAGAAAATATTAACGCCATGGGAACGAGTACGCTTACGGTTTTCCCTGGGTCAGGCTTTGGGGATCGGCGTTCAGGGCGGATCCAGAGTCTTCGTCCAAGTGATGTAGCAGTGCTCGAAAAGCAGAGCTTTATTCACAGTGTGACGCCGGTGGTCTCCCATTCGGTAAGCGTGCGCTATCACAATATTACCGCGGTCAATGTGAGCCTTCAGGGGGTGGGTTTTCAATATTTTGATGTGGAAGGCTACGATATCACCCAAGGCGTTGGCTTTGATCGTGAGAGTGAAGATGAGTTAAAACTTGAAGCGGTGATTGATGAAAATACGGTGGAAACACTCTTTCCGAATGGCGAAAACCCCATTGGCGAGGTGATTATGCTCGATCATCTTCCGGTACAGGTGATTGGCGTTGCCACCTCGAAATCGACGGGGATGCGCGGAAGCAATAATATGAATGTCTGGGTACCATATTCAACCTTGATGAAGCGGATGCTCGGGCAGAACTTTTTACGCAATATCACTATTCGCGTCGATGAAGATGTGAATCTTAAACTTGCCGAAAAGAGCATTACTGACATCTTAACGGTTCTTCATGGCAAAAAAGACTTCTTTATCTTTAACGCTGATACCATTCGCGAAACCATTGAAGAGACGACGATGACGATGCGGATTTTAGTCACTTCCATTGCGCTCATTTCACTTCTTGTCGGCGGGATTGGAGTGATGAATATTATGCTGGTGTCGGTGGCTGAACGTACGCGTGAGATCGGCATGCGAATGGCGGTTGGGGCGCGTCAAAGCGATGTCTCTCAACAATTTTTAATCGAGGCGGTACTGGTCTGTCTTTTAGGCGGAGTGCTCGGATTAAGCTTAGCGCTTGGCCTTGGATTTATTATGGGACAAGTCAACACAGATTTCCCCCTTCGATTCTCCATGAGTTCAATTATCCTTGCATTTTTCGCCTCCTTTTTAATCGGCATTATCTTCGGATATTTCCCAGCAAAAAGAGCGTCAGAACTCGCACCAATAGAGGCGCTTGAGCGATCCTAGGTCGAGAATTGATTAAAATGGTTAAAATATGATAATTGTATTGCAAGTTTACGGATAACTTGGCAAACTTGTATGTTGTAGTAGTTGTGTTGTATTAAAATTTTATTAACTTTAAGGGGGACACTTTATGAGTCAAAATAAACGACCATTATCGCCTTTTATGTTAGGGGATGCGTATAAGTTCCAAATCACTTCGGTGATGAGCTTTTTACATCGTCTTTCAGGGATCGCGCTCGTTTTCATCATGTTCGTCATTGCAGCTTGGTTTGCGGGTATCGCAGCTGGGCCTGATGCGTATCACGCGGTACAAGGATTTTTAACCAACTGGTTTGTGTTGATTTTCGTGTTCATTGGTACGTTTGCGGCATGCTATCACTTCTGTAATGGTATCCGTCACCTATTTTGGGATGCGGGTAAAGGAATTGATATGGATTCAGCACGTAAATCAGCGCGTTTAGTTCAAATCGGTGCAATCGTACTTGGACTTATCATCATTGTTGCTGGTTTTATGGCATAAGGAGAGCGAATAATGAGACATCAAACAGCATTAGGCCGTGTAAAAGGCTTAGGATCTGCTCGTAGCGGTTCGCGCCAATGGGTTGCACAGAAAGTGAGCGCAGTGGTGTTAGCCGTTCTTTTTTTATGGTTTGCATTTAGTTTTGCAACAAACCTCACCGCAAGCTACAGAGACGTTGTAACGTGGTTAGCAAAACCGACCACCACAGTTCTCGTCATCACTTTTATCGTGACTGCGTTTTATCACGCCATTTTAGGATTACAAGTTTTCCTTGAGGACTATATTGGGAAAGCGTGCGTTCGCCTAATGGTAGTTAACGCAATGCGTGTAATCATGATGATTATCGGCCTTTCAGCAGTATACGCGGTTGTGCGTATTTCATCTGTTGCGAGCGTTTTAGGTTAGTCATTGGGATAAAAGAATCGATACAGGATTTTGAGGTTAACAAATGAATTTAAAAGAATATAAAGATTATAAAATTACCGAACACGTGTATGACGTGGTAGTTGTCGGTGCAGGTGGTTCAGGACTTCGTGCAACGCTCGGTATGGCGGAAAAAGGCTTTAAAACCGCTTGTGTAACAAAAGTGTTCCCAACTCGTTCACATACTGTTGCGGCTCAAGGGGGCGTATCGGCGGCTCTTGGAAATATGGGTGAAGATGATTGGCGCTGGCACATGTATGACACCGTTAAAGGGTCAGACTGGTTAGGTGACCAAGACGCCATCGAATATATGTGTCGTGAAGCGATTCCTTCAATTTTAGAGCTTGAGCACTACGGTCTTCCTTTCTCAAGAACCGAAGAAGGTAAAATCTACCAACGTCCATTTGGTGGTATGACGACGCACTACGGTGAAGCGCAAGCACAAAGAACGTGTGCAGCAGCGGACAGAACCGGTCACGCAATGCTTCATACGCTCTATCAACAATCTTTAAAACACAATGCAGAATTCTACATTGAGTACTTCGCAATCGACCTAATTATGGAAGAGGGCGAGTGCCGTGGGGTGATCGCATGGAACTTAGCGGACGGTACCATTCATGTATTCCGTTCACAAATGGTGGTATTAGCGACGGGCGGTTATGGCCGTGCATACTTCTCAGCAACGAGCGCGCATACCTGTACTGGTGACGGTAACGGAATGGCAGCACGTGCGGGAATTGCTCTTCAAGATATGGAATTCGTACAATTCCACCCAACCGGTATCTACGGCGCAGGCTGTTTGATCACTGAAGGGGTTCGTGGAGAAGGCGGTTACTTAACCAACGCCAGCGGCGAACGCTTTATGGAGCGCTACGCGCCTAACGCAAAAGACTTAGCATCGCGCGACGTTGTTTCACGCTCAATTCTTCTAGAAGTTCGTGACGGACGCGGTGTGGGCGAACATAAAGACCATGTATATCTCAACTTAATGCACTTAGGTCCTGAAGTGATCGAAGAGCGTTTACCGAGTATCGCTGAAAGTGCGCGTATTTTCGCAGGCGTTGACGTTCGTAAAGAGCCAATTCCTGTTATCCCAACGGTTCACTACAACATGGGTGGGGTTCCAACGAACTATCACGCAGAAGTGGTAACGCTTAAAGATGGTGATCCTGACTATGTGATTCCAGGTTTAATGGCAATTGGTGAAGCGGCGTGTGTATCTGTACACGGGGCAAACCGTTTAGGTTCAAACTCGCTGTTAGACTTAGTGGTATTTGGTCGTGCGGCGGCAAATCGTTGTGCTGAAATTTTAGAGCCTAATGCCTCGCAAAAAGATCTTCCAGAGTCTGAAATTATCCGTATCTTAGATCGTTTCGATCGCATTCGTTACGCTGATGGAACCATCTCAACGGCGGATCTACGTGATAAAATGCAGCGCGCAATGCAACGTGATGCAGCCGTATTCCGTACTAAAGAGACCCTTAAAGAAGGGGTTGTGGCGATCACAGAAGCGTTTAAACTCTTTAAAGACGTTAAAGTGCATGACCGCAGCTTAATCTGGAACTCAGACTTAGTTGAAACATTAGAATTGTCAAACCTTCTCATCTCAGCGTTAGCGACGATTGTTTCAGCAGAAGCACGTCACGAATCACGCGGTGCGCACGCACACGAAGATTTCCCGAAACGTGATGATGAAAATTGGATGAAACACACTCTTGCTTGGGTAAGCGAAGAGGGTGACGTGGAGCTTGATTATCGTCCGGTGCATAACTA
The window above is part of the Ignatzschineria sp. RMDPL8A genome. Proteins encoded here:
- the sdhC gene encoding succinate dehydrogenase, cytochrome b556 subunit, whose protein sequence is MSQNKRPLSPFMLGDAYKFQITSVMSFLHRLSGIALVFIMFVIAAWFAGIAAGPDAYHAVQGFLTNWFVLIFVFIGTFAACYHFCNGIRHLFWDAGKGIDMDSARKSARLVQIGAIVLGLIIIVAGFMA
- the sdhA gene encoding succinate dehydrogenase flavoprotein subunit; this translates as MNLKEYKDYKITEHVYDVVVVGAGGSGLRATLGMAEKGFKTACVTKVFPTRSHTVAAQGGVSAALGNMGEDDWRWHMYDTVKGSDWLGDQDAIEYMCREAIPSILELEHYGLPFSRTEEGKIYQRPFGGMTTHYGEAQAQRTCAAADRTGHAMLHTLYQQSLKHNAEFYIEYFAIDLIMEEGECRGVIAWNLADGTIHVFRSQMVVLATGGYGRAYFSATSAHTCTGDGNGMAARAGIALQDMEFVQFHPTGIYGAGCLITEGVRGEGGYLTNASGERFMERYAPNAKDLASRDVVSRSILLEVRDGRGVGEHKDHVYLNLMHLGPEVIEERLPSIAESARIFAGVDVRKEPIPVIPTVHYNMGGVPTNYHAEVVTLKDGDPDYVIPGLMAIGEAACVSVHGANRLGSNSLLDLVVFGRAAANRCAEILEPNASQKDLPESEIIRILDRFDRIRYADGTISTADLRDKMQRAMQRDAAVFRTKETLKEGVVAITEAFKLFKDVKVHDRSLIWNSDLVETLELSNLLISALATIVSAEARHESRGAHAHEDFPKRDDENWMKHTLAWVSEEGDVELDYRPVHNYTLTDEVEYFPPKERTY
- a CDS encoding efflux RND transporter periplasmic adaptor subunit, with the protein product MKLLKNRWILLGGIALIALGAFFLFRDNMVTTYLSEPATKGDIEVNILADGKMEAFEQIEVGAQVSGQIKKMHVKLGQMVKKGDLIAEIDDLPQQNAVKDSDARLKNVIASKVAKEAQLVNARINYERQTRLIKSGATTQSDLDVAEANLKVYEAELEALEAQVAQAQIALDTAELDLTYTKIVAPIDGTVVAIVVKEGQTVNAVQTAPTIVKVANLSKMTIKAQISEADIPKVDLGMRAYFTILGEPNEKYEAILKQIEPATEKFQNSTGNTLTDVNEAIYYNGLFYVDNVDQTFYIDMTSQIYLVIDEANDVLTIPTMATRYKPTSIDKPEKRPGYQIVWVLTDKANQKIEPRYIKTGLSNNVVTEVKEGLNAGELVVLSETEVKKSKAVISHPRGIRRGF
- a CDS encoding adenine phosphoribosyltransferase, with translation MDLKKHIKSVLDYPKDGVDFKDITPLFNNVDALQHTINAMSEFVKSCGANVIVAPEARGFLFGPAVAFNTKTRFVLVRKPGKLPREVHSVEYALEYGTDEQQMHKDDLNPGDKVVIIDDILATGGTMEAIIKLIEMQGATIEGISFLADLEYLHDPEFLSEYKTQRLVSYAD
- a CDS encoding MacB family efflux pump subunit; translated protein: MTAPLIQLDHLERSFQTGEVEVRVLKGISLTVEEGEFLAIMGASGSGKSTLMNLIGGLDYPSGGSYYFKGREIANYSQEELAKLRREHFGFIFQRYHLLNTLTAKGNVEMPAIYSGVSAGDRDRRARDLLKALGLGDRVDYYPTQLSGGQQQRVSIARALMNGGEIILADEPTGALDSASGKAVLEILKELNAKGHTVIMVTHDPDVAAHAKRVIELKDGLVIRDTKQAPPPVSSNHIDLHEEAEPKKVGLYGQLLQRISNAFKMAVISMAMQRMRTFLTMLGIIIGIASVVLVIALGRGTTDRILENINAMGTSTLTVFPGSGFGDRRSGRIQSLRPSDVAVLEKQSFIHSVTPVVSHSVSVRYHNITAVNVSLQGVGFQYFDVEGYDITQGVGFDRESEDELKLEAVIDENTVETLFPNGENPIGEVIMLDHLPVQVIGVATSKSTGMRGSNNMNVWVPYSTLMKRMLGQNFLRNITIRVDEDVNLKLAEKSITDILTVLHGKKDFFIFNADTIRETIEETTMTMRILVTSIALISLLVGGIGVMNIMLVSVAERTREIGMRMAVGARQSDVSQQFLIEAVLVCLLGGVLGLSLALGLGFIMGQVNTDFPLRFSMSSIILAFFASFLIGIIFGYFPAKRASELAPIEALERS
- the sdhD gene encoding succinate dehydrogenase, hydrophobic membrane anchor protein, which codes for MRHQTALGRVKGLGSARSGSRQWVAQKVSAVVLAVLFLWFAFSFATNLTASYRDVVTWLAKPTTTVLVITFIVTAFYHAILGLQVFLEDYIGKACVRLMVVNAMRVIMMIIGLSAVYAVVRISSVASVLG